The Rhizobium rhododendri nucleotide sequence GGCATCGCATCGAAGGTGGCGCGGGCTGCTTCCTTCGAGCCGTTCCAGGCGATCAGCACGCGCCTGATCGGGTTCGGAGCCTTGAGGATATAGGGTACCATCAGCACCGGGCGGCCGCTTTCGAACAGGAAGCTTTCCACGTCGACATGTCCGTCGGAAGGATGGGCCGGGTCCGGCTGGACCGCGATGATCAGGTCGGCGCTGCGGGCCGTTTCGATGATGGGCTGCGAATCATAGCCGGCCGAACTGGCAAAGCTGCGCCATTCGAACGACCCGCCGCTGGCCGTTGCCTTGGCATGAAACAGCTGCTCGATAGTCAATGCCTCGCTACGGGCCATGTCCTGCAGCGCCTGTACGGCGATCGGGTCCGGGATCTCCATCGGTGCCACCATCGGTACCGGCGAAACGATCTCGGCGTGAAGGCCGATGACATGGCTGTTGTTTCCAGCCGCCAGCGAGAACGCAATATCGGAGGCGATGCCGGCACTTTGCGGCACGTCCAGAATGGTGACGATGGTTCTAAAGGCCATGAGATCTCCTTGGGTCATGAATGGACGTCGCCGTCAGGTGGCGATTTAAGCCGCCGGACGAAGCGCGCCCTAAGCCTCTGCCGAATGGTTTTCCTCGACCTTTGCCTTGCGGATGGTCTCGATCATCTGTCGTACTTCCTCGGCAGCAGCCTGCATCGCCGCCTCGGTGCGCGCCCGCACGACGATCTCGGTCGAGAAACTCTGGCCGAGATAACGCGGATAGGAGCCAATGCTCGTTTCCGGATGAGCCTTCTGGATAGCGCCGAGCGGTGTGCCGATATCGCCCTCGCCGAACGGACAGGCAACCGCCGTCGACAGCATCGGCGTGCCCGTGCGCAGGGTCGGAATGACATTGTCCAGCATGGCCTGGAACACCTGCGGCACGCCGGCCATCACATGCACGTTGCCAATGGTAAAGCCGGGTGCGGTCGAGACCGGGTTGGCGATATGGGTTGCGCCGACGGGCATGCGCGCCATGCGCTGGCGGGCCTCGGTGAACGGCATGTCGCGGCGCTCGTACATGGCAGCCATCAGCTTCATGGCTTCGGCATCGTGCTCGCAGGGAACGCCAAAGGCCTTGGAAATAGCATCGGCGGTGATGTCGTCGTGGGTCGGGCCGATGCCGCCGGAGGTGAAAACGTAGTCGTAGGTGCCGCGCAGCGCATTCAATGCCGCAACGATCGCGTCTTCCTCGTCTGCGACGATGCGAACCTCCTTGAGGTCGATGCCCGAGAGCAGCAGGATGTCGGCGAGGTGGCCGATATTCTTGTCTTTTGTCCGGCCGGACAAAAGCTCGTCGCCGATGGCGAGCATCGCGGCGGTGATGATTTGGTCTGTCATAACAGTCTTTGCCTTCTCTCAACGGTTCCGGCGAAACTTACAGCAAAACGCGCCGTCGGGAAGACCCGGATTCAATCGCAAAAAATGAACGCAAAGGAAAATCGTTCAATATAAATGAACAGTCCGTATCTGGCACCCTATCTGGAACGGAGCCCGCCGTTGGGCTAACTGTCGATCATCAGCACAAGGATGCTGCGAGGCACGAAATATGCTGTTCGAATTCATCAAACGCATTCTCTCCGGTTCGCCGTCTGCGGCGCCGTCAACACTCCCAGCAAAGGAAGAGAAGAAAATGGCCAAGGTCCTGGTTCTATATCATTCCACATACGGTCACATCGAAGCGATGGCTTACGCCGTTGCCGAAGGCGCAAAGTCGGCCGGTGCCGAAGTTGTCGTCAAGCGCGTGCCGGAGCTGGTGTCAGACGAAGTCGCCAAGGCATCGCACTACAAGATGGACCAGGCAGCACCGATCGCCACTGCGGATGAACTTGCCGAATACGACGCTATCATCGTTGGCGCCGGCACCCGCTTCGGCACCGTCGCTTCGCAGATGCGCAACTTCTGGGATCAGACAGGCGGCCTGTGGTTTGGCGGCAAGCTGGTCGGCAAGGTCGGCTCGGCCTTCACATCGTCTGCCAGCCAGCACGGCGGACAGGAGTCCACCATTCTCGGCTTCCTGCCGACGTTCCTGCATCACGGCATGGCTGTCGTCGGCCTTCCCTACAGCTTCGCCGGCCAGCTCGGCACCGAAGAAGTCAAGGGCGGCTCGCCTTACGGCGCAACGACGATCACCAACGGCGACGGCTCGCGCATGCCGTCTGAAATCGAACTCGAAGGCGCAAGATTCCAGGGCGCCCACGTGGCAAAGATTGCTGCCAAGCTCGCCTAATTTTCACTCGTGAATGATTGGAAAGCGCGGCCGTAAGGTCGCGCTTTTCGCGTGAAATACAGATGCGTTGAAAGATCATATGGTGCGGACGACGGGGGTCGAACCCGTACAGCCAAGGCCGAGGGATTTTAAGTCCCTTGCGTCTACCAGTTTCGCCACGTCCGCCTGCCTTTCAAATCAACGAGTTTGACGATTCCGTCAACCCGGTGATCTCGGATATCGGTACGCAGGAGAAGCTACTGGCTCGCCTTCTCCTCCCGGACGCCTCCTCAGCCGGCGACCAGGAGGTCCGGAGTCCATCGCGCCCGGATGCGGTTGAAGGCGTAGCCCATCGCCACGCCGGCAATCGCTCCGCCGCCCTTGACGATGGCGTCGTGCAACCGCGCATGGCGGGTTGGCGAAAACTCCTGCAGGAACTCGAAGCCGAGTGCGCCTGCGACCAGAAGAACTCCGATCGATTTCCAGTGGCGTGGGTAGGCCAGCACGAAAACAAGACCGGCAAGCGCATAGGCGCCGGCTCGGTCGATATTGACCGTCGTCAGCGTATGCGGCCTGAGGTCAATCGGCGAAACAGTGGAGAAGAGAATAAAGGCGAGCACGAACCATGCCGCGCCCTTCAGGAGGATTCGTGTCATCATACCGTCATAATAGGCAGGCTCACGGCGGAATAAAGGCTTGGCATCCACACGCCAAAAGGGGCGGTCTAAAAAAGACGAAGCCCGCCAACCCGGATACACCAGGCGCGTAGCGGGCCTCTAACCATCATCATGATGGCTTGCCGTATAGAGTGCACCGCGCGAGTAGATGTCAATCCAAAGAAATGAGGGGTTGAGCCTTGTCGTCCGCGACGATTCTTTCGGAAGGGCAGTATAAGAGCGCCTCATCGCTGAAAAATCGGACATTGCCTGGCCTCGGACGAACAAAGAGACTTTATCTCGACAGCCGGCCTGTGTCATAGCCAGACGCTTGAAACAACGAAGGACGTTCAGACTTTGAACACACGGGATGTCGACAGCGCGCAGGAAGCCATGCGGGAGATTTTCCCCGCGACGCCGCTGCAATTCAACGAGCATCTCTCCGCCCGCTACGGTGCCGATATCTGGCTGAAGCGCGAAGACCTGACGCCGGTGCGCTCCTACAAGATCCGGGGTGCCTTCAACTTCTTCCGAAAGCAGATGGCAGCCGGCGGTACCGGGAAAGTCTTCGTCTGCGCCTCGGCCGGCAATCATGCGCAAGGGTTCGCCTTCGTGTGCCGCCACTTCGGCGTGCCCGGTGTGGTTTTCATGCCGGTGACGACGCCGCAGCAGAAGATCGAGAAGACCCGCATATTCGGCGGCGAATTCATCACCATCAAACTCTTCGGCGACTTTTTCGACCAGTGCTACCAGGCTGCGCGCGATTACGTTTCGGCCAATGACGGCTTCATGGTGCCGCCATTCGACCATGCTGATATCATCGAAGGCCAGGCGACGGTGGCGGCCGAAATCGCGGCGCAATTGCCGGACGGCGTGCTGCCGGATCTGGTCGTCATGCCGGTCGGCGGCGGCGGACTGGCTGCCGGGATTACGGGCTATTTCAGCGATGTCCTGCCACCGTCGGCGTTCCGATTTGTCGAGCCGGCCGGCGCTCCCAGCCTTCGTCGCTCGATAGAGGCTGGAAGCCTGATGACATTGCCGAAGGTCGATAATTTCGTCGACGGGGCGGCGGTTGCCCGCATTGGCGATCTGAATTTTGAAGCATTGCGAGCTTTCCCCGCCGATCAGGTGATGCTGATGCCGGAGAACGCCATCTGCGTGACAATCATCGATATGCTGAATGTCGAAGGCGTCGTGCTCGAACCGGCGGGCGCGCTGGCAATCACCGCACTCGAGGCGATGGATCGCGACGCCATCCGTGGCAAGACCATCGTTGCCGTCGTGTCCGGTGGCAACTTCGATTTCGAGCGGCTGCCCGACGTCAAGGAGCGCGCCATGCGCCATGCGGGCCTGAAGAAATACTTTATTCTGCGGCTGGCCCAGCGGCCGGGCGCGCTGCGCGACTTTCTCAATCTGCTTGGCCCTGACGACGACATCGCCCGCTTCGAATACCTGAAGAAGAGCGCTCGCAATTTCGGCTCTATCCTGATCGGTATAGAGGTGAAGAATGCGGACAGTTTCGCGGTGCTACGGCAGAATTTCGAGAATGCCGGACTTGGCTACGAAGACATCACCGACAATGAGATCCTTGCAAACCTGATCATATGACTATCTGCGCTTTCAGGCTGCGGTCAACCAAGAGGCAAACAATGGCGTCCTTCTTCTCAACCATCCTGTCGATGTTCACCGGTGCCGGCGGGCCCAAGGCCGACGCCACAAAGGCGGGGGCGCCAGCCGCCTCGCAGACTTATCAGGACTGCCAGATTTTCGCAGTGCCCCAGCGGGAAGGTAGCCAGTTTCGTCTGGCCGGTCGTATCGAAAAGCAGGTGAACGGCGAAATCCTGGTGCGCAACTTCATCCGCGCAGACGTCTTCAGTTCCGTCGATGACGCGGTCGAGACCACCTTCCGCAAGGCACAGCAGATCATCGACCAGCATGGCCCGTCGCTGTTTGCCGATGGCGAACCTAGCCGCCAGGTCTGAGTCGATCCGCGATTTCACCAGTGGCGGATGAGGGACTTGCTCGCCCGTCATCTGCTAAAACAATATTTTACGTTATTAACAAAAGTTCGCAGGAGCGGGCGGGGATCGGCTCCGTCCACAGCATTTCTGCCAGTTTTGCACTTAAGCGCCGCTTTTCGCTACTCTCTCTTCTTGCGTAGCCCCGTTCAGCGTTAACATCGTTGCGTCAAAATACCGGATTCGACTGCAATAGACTTGGCGGAACCTCAGCAGTCCTATATTTCAAACTTAAACGGTCGTTGTGCAAAAGCACGTTTAAGAGGCGAAAGCGGACAATGCGATGAGGGAGCTTAACCTGGCTTTGTTCGTGCTCGAGGCCGTCGCCTATTTTGCGATCATGGTGACGCTCCTGCATTTGCGGCACCGCATCGGGCTCGGCGTCTTCTTGACGGCACTCGGCGTCATGCACTTCATGGAAACCTACCTGGCAGCCGTCTTCTATGTCGAACTGCCTTTCGGCGTTGTCTCTCCCGGCTCCTCGGTGTTTTTCGCCGGCAAGCTTATGATGATCCTGATGCTTTATATGCAGGAGGATGCGGCGATCGTTCGCCAGCCGATCTACGGGCTCTTCCTCGGCAATTTGCTCACGGTGACGATTGCCTGGGCGGTGCAATTTCAGATTCCCGCCGTACTATCGCCGGGCCGCGGCACGGATTTCGCTTTTCTTCGGGAGATGGGCTGGCTGATGATCTGGGGCACGGCGCTGCTCTACATCGACGCCATCGGCATCATCCTGCTCTATGAGAAGCTCGGCCGTTTCATACAGCGCTGGGTCGTGCTGCGCTTCATGATCGCGGGCTTCGTGCTGCTGACGTTCGACCAGATCGGCTTCTTTGCGGCCCTGCATTATTTTGCCGGCGTGCCGATGACTGCCTTCTGGAGCGGCTGGATCGGAAAGCTTCTCGCGGTCCTGATCTATTCGGGGCTTTTCGCGCTTTATCAGCGCGGCATACGACGACATCTGGCGACCACCGCGCATCGCTCGGTACTCGACGTGTTCCACGACCTGACGTTTCGCGAGCGCTACGACGATCTCGTCTCTCGCAGCGGCCGCGATCTGCTGACGGGTACGTTCGATCGCAACCGCATGGAGGTCGAGGGGCCGCAGATACTGCGCGACAGCCAGAAACGTAACGAAACCATGACGCTGCTGCTGATAGACGCCGACGAATTCAAGGCGGTCAACGACCAGTTCGGACATCTCGAAGGCGATGGCGTTCTGAAGGCGGTCGCCGCAGCAATCTCGAACGCGTTGCGCCCGACCGACCGGCTGTTCCGGTTCGGCGGCGAGGAATTCGTGGTGCTCTGCACGAGGACCAACCACGCCGAGGCACTGCTTCTGGCCGAGCATCTGCGATGGCAGGTGGCGGAAACCATCCGCAACCCAGGGGGCAAGCCCATCACCATCAGCATCGGCGTTGCAACGTCCGGGGATGATGCCGCAAGCTTCAACGGTCTGCTGGCAATCGCCGACGACCGGCTTTACATGGCCAAGAACGACGGCCGCAATCGGGTCGTCGGCCGCGCCGGCTGGAAGCCGCTGGGCTGACGCCGGCGTTGCGCTGGGTGTTCCGACGGGCACCATCGGTGCCCGTCGAAAAAGCTGGCCGCGATCAGAGAACCAACCGGAACGTATGGAAACCGTCGGCGCCGTCGCCGACATCTTCGACGTGGACGCTTTTGAGGTCGGCGATATAGGTCTTCGCCTTCGGCGCGCTGTCGAACACGACGGTGGTGCCCGGCATCGGCTTGAAGGTCCAGTTGCCATCGGCGCTCGGGTTGATGGTGCCCTGATCGTGGATATAGCGGACGATGACGTCGCGATTTGTATCAGGAGCCTGATAGACCACCTTGTCCGTGGCGATATCCGGAAACTTGCCGCCGCCGCCAGCCCTATAGTTGTTGGTGACCACCAGGAATTTCATCGCAGGATCAATCGGTTTTCCGTCGAACTGAAGGTTTTGGATGCGATTGGAATCGGCATTCACCAGCTTGCCGTCGTCATCGAACCGACGCTTCTGCGAAAGGTCGATCTGATAGGTGACGCCGTCTATGACGTCGAAATTGAAAGACGGGAAGGACTGGTTCAGCAGCGGTGCATCTTTTGCCCCGGGTGTGATCTGGTTGAACATCGATGCCGACATCTCGAGCCAGTTCTTGACCTGCGCTCCGTTGATGACCACGGCCTGCACTGTGTTCGGATAGAGGTAGAGGTCGGCGACGTTCTTGATGGCGATGGGGCCTGCGGCGACGTCGGTGTAGTAGTCCGGGCCGTTGCGGCCACCGCATTTGAACGGCGCTGCGGCAGATAGAACAGGCAGATCCTTGTACTGCGTCTCCTTCAGCATGTCCTTGATGTACCAGCTTTGCGCCTTGGAGACGATCTGGACCGAGGGGTCGTCGGCCACCAGCGCGAAATAGGAATAGAGCGGTGCTGCCGTCTTGCCGACCGGCGTGCGGACATAGGCGAGGGTTGCCTCGTGCTCGGCTTTCGCTGCCTCGACCACTTCCTTCTTGTCGCCGACATCGGCGATAACCTTCTTCTTTTCGTCGCGGTGATAGATCGGCCGGGCTTCGCATGTGAAGTCGACGATCTTCCAGTCCTTGCCGTCCTTTTCCAGCAACAGGTCGATAAGGCCGAGGTGGGAACCCCAGAAGCCCCCCATGACTGCAGGCTTGCCTTGCAGCGTGCCCTTGACGGGGTCGGCGCCCTTGATCCCATCCCACGTTTTCGGGCCGGGGAAGACCAGATGCTGGTGCCCCGTGAAAACCGCATCTATGCCTTCGACTGCCGCAACGTAGAGCGACGCATTTTCCATCCGGTCGGTTGGTGCAGCGCCATCGATGCCGGAATGCGACAGGGCGATGATGATATCGGCGCCCTGTTCCTTCATGACGGGTACCCATGCCTTGGCGGCCTCGACGATATCGCGGGTCTGCGCCTTGCCCTCGAGGTTCTTGATATCCCAGAGCATGATCTGTGGCGGCACGAAGCCGATGAAGCCGATCTTGATCGGCGTCTCCTCGCCGGCGCCATCCTTGATGGTCTTGTCGAGGATCAGATAGGGCTTGAAGAACAGGTCGTCCTTCTTCGGGTCGCTGGCCAGCTGCCCCTTGGTGAGGTTGGCGCAGACGAACGGGAAGTTGGCGCCGCCCAGAACCTTGAACATGAAGTCGAGGCCGTAATTGAATTCGTGGTTGCCGAGCGTGCCGACATCGTAATTGAGCGTGTTCATCGCCTTGATGACGGGGTGGACGTCGCCGTCCTTCATGCCGTGCTGATAGGCCATGTAGTCGCCCATCGGATTGCCCTGCAGAACGTCGCCATTGTCCACGAGAATCGAATTGGTCGCCTCGGCGCGGATGGAATCGATGATCGTTGCCGTCCGCGTCAGCCCCATCGTCTCGTTCGGCTTGTCGGCGTAGTAGTCATAGGGGAAGACGTTGACGTGGATATCCGTGGTTTCCATCAGCCGCAGATGGGCCTGATTGCCGGCTGCGCGCGCCGAAAAGGGGTGCAGCATCACAAGTGCTGCAGACGCACCGAGACCGCCCAGCAACGAGCGGCGGGACATGGAAAAATCGAAACTCGCAGGCATGGCTTTCTCCTCAGGATTCATCGACGTCCCCCGACGCCGGGCGAGACTAGGATGATTTATCGAGGAGTGCACCCGTTAAGTGACAGGTAGATGGCACCGGTCCGGCAAGCGATCAGCGTTTCAGAACCGGCGTGATATCCTTGTGGAAAAATCGGAAATAGGAGCTGACTTGCGCCGCCGCATTGGAACTGCGGTTGAATTCGACGCCAATGCGGCCATTGCGCATCCAGCGGACCGTCCCCTCGATGGTGCCGATTTCTTCGCAGTCGATGCGGACCTTGCTGCCGGCCGCGCCAAGGAAGGCGCCGCCCAGATCGAGCGCCAGGCCCGTGGGCGAAAGATCGACGATGCGGCCCTCGGTTTCACGGTTGAGATATCTGACGCTGCCGACCAGGCGCGCATGGCGTCGAACCTGGCTGCGCACCTTCATACCGAGCATGTTAGGTTCGTTCTGCATTGTCATTCCTGCCTCCAGTTAAGGATTAGCCGACAGACGTTGATAATGAGTCTATGCCAAGCTTAAGTTTCGAAACGCCGTACGCCGGTCAGAGACCGACATTAGGCCTGTCGATCACCTCCCGCAGCGCGAAGCTCGAGTTGATCTTGACCACATGCGGCAAGGCGGACAGCCAGTCGCGGTGGATGCGCTCGTAATCTTCCAGATCGCGTGCGGCGACCCGCAGGATGTAGTCGTACTCGCCCGACATCAGATAGCAAACGAGCACGTTGGGACAAAGTTTCACCGCAGTTTCGAACTCCGTCAGCGTTTTGGCGAACTGGCCGGACAGCGATATATGAACAACCGCGATCATCCGGTAGTCCAGCGCCTTGTGCGAAAGGCGCGTGTGGTAGCCGCCGATGGTGCCATTCTTTTCGAGGATATCGACGCGGCGAGAGCAGGCGGATGGCGAAAGCCCCGCCTTGACGGCAAGCTCGGCGTTGGTGATCCGGGCATTCTGCTGTAGAGCTCGCAAAATGGCACGATCGATGGCATCCAGCTCAGACATTCGAATTTCCTTCGATATTTGACAGTAAAACGCAATTATCGACGAAAAGTGGCCGTTCTGTAAACCGTCTTTGCAAGGACATTGCGTCGCCGAAATGGTTCACTTGCGCATCACGATCCGCAGAGGCGGACGGCTATCGAGAGGAACGCACATGCGCATCGGCTGCCCGAAGGAAATCAAGAACCATGAATACCGCGTAGGCCTGACGCCTGCTGCCGTGCGTGACTACGTCGCCCACGGCCACCAGGTCTGGATCGAGACCAAGGCCGGGGCGGGCATCGGTGCCGACGACCACGCCTATGCGGCGGCCGGCGCCAAGATCGTCGGTACGGCCAAGGAAATTTTCGAGGGCTGCGACATGATCGTCAAGGTCAAGGAGCCGCAGCCGCAGGAATGGGCGCAGCTGCGCGAAGGCCAGATCCTCTATACCTATCTCCATCTTGCCCCGGATCCGGAGCAGACAAAGGGCCTGCTGGCCTCCGGCGTCACCGCCATAGCCTATGAGACCGTGACTGACGACCGTGGTGGCCTGCCATTGCTGGCGCCGATGTCGGAAGTCGCCGGACGCCT carries:
- a CDS encoding universal stress protein, whose translation is MAFRTIVTILDVPQSAGIASDIAFSLAAGNNSHVIGLHAEIVSPVPMVAPMEIPDPIAVQALQDMARSEALTIEQLFHAKATASGGSFEWRSFASSAGYDSQPIIETARSADLIIAVQPDPAHPSDGHVDVESFLFESGRPVLMVPYILKAPNPIRRVLIAWNGSKEAARATFDAMPFLEAADSVEILSIDPADNRNNAPVTGADISAALVRRGIKATLTTTESADKSASQIIEKRLADDSIDLLVMGAYTQSRLWEMLFGGTTKTMLKSMTALTLLSR
- a CDS encoding competence/damage-inducible protein A, producing the protein MTDQIITAAMLAIGDELLSGRTKDKNIGHLADILLLSGIDLKEVRIVADEEDAIVAALNALRGTYDYVFTSGGIGPTHDDITADAISKAFGVPCEHDAEAMKLMAAMYERRDMPFTEARQRMARMPVGATHIANPVSTAPGFTIGNVHVMAGVPQVFQAMLDNVIPTLRTGTPMLSTAVACPFGEGDIGTPLGAIQKAHPETSIGSYPRYLGQSFSTEIVVRARTEAAMQAAAEEVRQMIETIRKAKVEENHSAEA
- the wrbA gene encoding NAD(P)H:quinone oxidoreductase type IV, which translates into the protein MAKVLVLYHSTYGHIEAMAYAVAEGAKSAGAEVVVKRVPELVSDEVAKASHYKMDQAAPIATADELAEYDAIIVGAGTRFGTVASQMRNFWDQTGGLWFGGKLVGKVGSAFTSSASQHGGQESTILGFLPTFLHHGMAVVGLPYSFAGQLGTEEVKGGSPYGATTITNGDGSRMPSEIELEGARFQGAHVAKIAAKLA
- a CDS encoding VanZ family protein — encoded protein: MTRILLKGAAWFVLAFILFSTVSPIDLRPHTLTTVNIDRAGAYALAGLVFVLAYPRHWKSIGVLLVAGALGFEFLQEFSPTRHARLHDAIVKGGGAIAGVAMGYAFNRIRARWTPDLLVAG
- the ilvA gene encoding threonine ammonia-lyase IlvA, with product MNTRDVDSAQEAMREIFPATPLQFNEHLSARYGADIWLKREDLTPVRSYKIRGAFNFFRKQMAAGGTGKVFVCASAGNHAQGFAFVCRHFGVPGVVFMPVTTPQQKIEKTRIFGGEFITIKLFGDFFDQCYQAARDYVSANDGFMVPPFDHADIIEGQATVAAEIAAQLPDGVLPDLVVMPVGGGGLAAGITGYFSDVLPPSAFRFVEPAGAPSLRRSIEAGSLMTLPKVDNFVDGAAVARIGDLNFEALRAFPADQVMLMPENAICVTIIDMLNVEGVVLEPAGALAITALEAMDRDAIRGKTIVAVVSGGNFDFERLPDVKERAMRHAGLKKYFILRLAQRPGALRDFLNLLGPDDDIARFEYLKKSARNFGSILIGIEVKNADSFAVLRQNFENAGLGYEDITDNEILANLII
- a CDS encoding HlyU family transcriptional regulator, which encodes MASFFSTILSMFTGAGGPKADATKAGAPAASQTYQDCQIFAVPQREGSQFRLAGRIEKQVNGEILVRNFIRADVFSSVDDAVETTFRKAQQIIDQHGPSLFADGEPSRQV
- a CDS encoding GGDEF domain-containing protein, whose amino-acid sequence is MRELNLALFVLEAVAYFAIMVTLLHLRHRIGLGVFLTALGVMHFMETYLAAVFYVELPFGVVSPGSSVFFAGKLMMILMLYMQEDAAIVRQPIYGLFLGNLLTVTIAWAVQFQIPAVLSPGRGTDFAFLREMGWLMIWGTALLYIDAIGIILLYEKLGRFIQRWVVLRFMIAGFVLLTFDQIGFFAALHYFAGVPMTAFWSGWIGKLLAVLIYSGLFALYQRGIRRHLATTAHRSVLDVFHDLTFRERYDDLVSRSGRDLLTGTFDRNRMEVEGPQILRDSQKRNETMTLLLIDADEFKAVNDQFGHLEGDGVLKAVAAAISNALRPTDRLFRFGGEEFVVLCTRTNHAEALLLAEHLRWQVAETIRNPGGKPITISIGVATSGDDAASFNGLLAIADDRLYMAKNDGRNRVVGRAGWKPLG
- a CDS encoding bifunctional 2',3'-cyclic-nucleotide 2'-phosphodiesterase/3'-nucleotidase; translated protein: MPASFDFSMSRRSLLGGLGASAALVMLHPFSARAAGNQAHLRLMETTDIHVNVFPYDYYADKPNETMGLTRTATIIDSIRAEATNSILVDNGDVLQGNPMGDYMAYQHGMKDGDVHPVIKAMNTLNYDVGTLGNHEFNYGLDFMFKVLGGANFPFVCANLTKGQLASDPKKDDLFFKPYLILDKTIKDGAGEETPIKIGFIGFVPPQIMLWDIKNLEGKAQTRDIVEAAKAWVPVMKEQGADIIIALSHSGIDGAAPTDRMENASLYVAAVEGIDAVFTGHQHLVFPGPKTWDGIKGADPVKGTLQGKPAVMGGFWGSHLGLIDLLLEKDGKDWKIVDFTCEARPIYHRDEKKKVIADVGDKKEVVEAAKAEHEATLAYVRTPVGKTAAPLYSYFALVADDPSVQIVSKAQSWYIKDMLKETQYKDLPVLSAAAPFKCGGRNGPDYYTDVAAGPIAIKNVADLYLYPNTVQAVVINGAQVKNWLEMSASMFNQITPGAKDAPLLNQSFPSFNFDVIDGVTYQIDLSQKRRFDDDGKLVNADSNRIQNLQFDGKPIDPAMKFLVVTNNYRAGGGGKFPDIATDKVVYQAPDTNRDVIVRYIHDQGTINPSADGNWTFKPMPGTTVVFDSAPKAKTYIADLKSVHVEDVGDGADGFHTFRLVL
- a CDS encoding PilZ domain-containing protein, whose product is MQNEPNMLGMKVRSQVRRHARLVGSVRYLNRETEGRIVDLSPTGLALDLGGAFLGAAGSKVRIDCEEIGTIEGTVRWMRNGRIGVEFNRSSNAAAQVSSYFRFFHKDITPVLKR
- a CDS encoding Lrp/AsnC family transcriptional regulator, giving the protein MSELDAIDRAILRALQQNARITNAELAVKAGLSPSACSRRVDILEKNGTIGGYHTRLSHKALDYRMIAVVHISLSGQFAKTLTEFETAVKLCPNVLVCYLMSGEYDYILRVAARDLEDYERIHRDWLSALPHVVKINSSFALREVIDRPNVGL